The Haloplanus sp. XH21 genome includes a region encoding these proteins:
- a CDS encoding tyrosine-type recombinase/integrase, whose amino-acid sequence MVDRALSTPLDDSFERYLQDKGKGRGGDGGNYRRNAARELERFAEWAAGNRADDWTGIVSDDVDRDPTFEDLDERVFREYARHLAGDRGLKLNTVQTYYRYISAWCGWCVNEGYLEAHYAQRASAMAPLPEDDGRKPGDQQAWTSEQRHDLTRHVDERARDAVEAYTTLPEDTDPLDKQRARYTALKAARDRALVFVLAYTAVRVGELLRDPNDPRRRGVRWEDLSLDDGSMDVYRKKQQWDAASLPDPVISPLRSYRQLMDPPTERWPVFPTFDQRTLAELVREELAERGERPEAITKRRTEYARDLLLALDEDIRPPSITTDGARSILQRLSGAAGIDIDHPKHDYLAPHGGRRGMGEVLVRAFGYTVAARYLDNSEEMVRERYSHIEAGELGDVATEALEEIDSILE is encoded by the coding sequence TCGACGATAGCTTCGAGCGTTACCTCCAGGACAAGGGGAAAGGCCGCGGTGGCGACGGCGGGAACTATCGACGAAACGCTGCGCGTGAGCTTGAGCGGTTTGCCGAGTGGGCCGCCGGCAACCGCGCCGACGACTGGACCGGAATCGTCTCCGACGACGTCGACCGCGACCCCACCTTCGAGGACCTCGACGAACGCGTCTTCCGCGAGTACGCCCGGCATCTCGCTGGTGACCGTGGCCTCAAGCTGAACACCGTCCAAACCTATTACCGCTATATCTCTGCGTGGTGTGGCTGGTGTGTCAACGAGGGGTATCTCGAGGCGCATTACGCCCAGCGGGCGAGTGCGATGGCGCCACTACCGGAGGATGACGGCCGAAAGCCCGGTGACCAGCAGGCCTGGACGTCCGAACAGCGCCACGACCTCACCCGCCACGTCGACGAACGGGCCCGCGACGCCGTCGAGGCGTACACGACACTCCCGGAGGATACTGACCCCCTCGACAAGCAGCGAGCGCGCTACACGGCGCTCAAAGCGGCTCGTGACCGGGCGCTGGTGTTCGTCCTCGCGTACACCGCCGTCCGCGTCGGCGAACTCCTCCGGGACCCGAACGACCCGCGCCGGCGCGGCGTCCGCTGGGAAGATCTCTCCCTCGACGACGGGAGTATGGATGTCTACCGGAAGAAACAGCAGTGGGACGCCGCCAGTCTCCCCGACCCGGTGATCTCGCCGCTGCGGAGCTACCGCCAGCTGATGGACCCACCCACGGAACGCTGGCCGGTGTTTCCGACGTTCGACCAACGGACGCTCGCGGAGCTCGTCCGGGAAGAGCTAGCCGAACGAGGGGAACGCCCAGAAGCAATCACTAAACGCCGTACGGAGTACGCTCGCGACCTGCTGCTGGCGCTCGATGAGGACATTCGGCCGCCGTCGATCACGACGGATGGCGCACGGTCGATTCTCCAACGGCTCTCGGGGGCCGCAGGGATCGACATCGACCATCCGAAACACGATTATCTTGCTCCACACGGCGGTCGCCGAGGGATGGGAGAGGTGCTTGTCCGAGCGTTCGGATACACGGTGGCGGCCCGGTATCTCGATAACTCCGAAGAGATGGTCCGAGAACGGTATTCACATATTGAGGCTGGAGAACTTGGTGATGTCGCCACTGAGGCGCTCGAGGAGATCGATAGTATACTGGAGTAA